In the Nicotiana tabacum cultivar K326 chromosome 16, ASM71507v2, whole genome shotgun sequence genome, one interval contains:
- the LOC107832823 gene encoding phosphoenolpyruvate carboxylase kinase 1-like, which yields MSQALKSDFQICEEIGRGRFGTVYRCFSPVTGHSFACKSIEKSLLLDSTDRECLDKEPKILQLLSGSPNILHLYKIYEDENFLHMVTDLCPNSDLYERVSTGPLSERAAANILAQLISAINHCHKMGVAHRDIKPDNILFDSQDRLKLADFGSAEWFVGCEGLMSGVVGTPYYVAPEVLMGKEYNEKVDVWSTGVILYIMLSGIPPFYGETPTETFQAVLRANLRFPTRNFRSVSPEAKDLLRKMICKDVSRRFSAEQVLRHPWVINGGETRSMADLT from the exons ATGAGCCAAGCCTTGAAAAGCGACTTCCAAATCTGCGAAGAAATCGGCCGTGGTAGATTCGGTACCGTCTACCGCTGCTTTTCTCCGGTCACCGGTCATTCCTTCGCCTGTAAATCTATTGAAAAATCCCTCCTCCTCGATTCCACCGACCGTGAGTGCCTCGACAAGGAGCCCAAAATTCTGCAGCTCCTTTCCGGTAGCCCAAACATTCTTCACCTCTATAAAATCTACGAAGATGAAAACTTCCTTCACATGGTAACCGACCTCTGCCCTAACAGCGATCTCTACGAGCGGGTTTCCACCGGGCCGTTATCTGAACGGGCCGCTGCTAATATTTTGGCCCAATTAATTTCCGCCATTAATCACTGTCACAAAATGGGGGTGGCCCACCGTGATATTAAGCCGGATAATATCCTTTTTGATTCTCAGGACAGGTTGAAATTGGCTGATTTTGGATCTGCGGAGTGGTTTGTTGGGTGTGAGGGGTTGATGAGTGGGGTGGTGGGTACCCCGTATTACGTGGCGCCGGAGGTTTTAATGGGGAAAGAATACAATGAGAAAGTTGATGTGTGGAGTACCGgtgttattttgtatattatgctTTCTGGAATTCCTCCTTTTTACGGCGAAACTCCAACTGAGACATTTCAGGCTGTTCTAAGGGCAAATTTGAGATTTCCCACTAGGAATTTTAGGTCGGTTTCGCCTGAAGCTAAGGATTTGTTGAGGAAGATGATCTGTaaggatgtttctagaaggttttcaGCTGAACAAGTCCTGA GACACCCATGGGTAATTAATGGAGGAGAGACTAGATCAATGGCTGATTTAACCTGA